A single region of the Myripristis murdjan chromosome 3, fMyrMur1.1, whole genome shotgun sequence genome encodes:
- the LOC115377908 gene encoding deleted in malignant brain tumors 1 protein-like — translation MTGPNGISKQRISTEEYTIKWTPTDNEVNGHFPICFVSEARDGYGRLYHSELRCVIADVSHYETVVHCNETTMSVEVEKSYLVRRNEHILHLKDVNDPACNLAAQSNSTHLVATMSLNTCGTTVEEDEDNIIFKNEITSADPSDIISRHHDVEIVFSCVYPKRANLTLGYRHKNPYAFTEKGFGAFTFQFEFFESERFRRQRDPNSYPVEVYLKQMIYMQINATTSIPNTELFVESCKATPYDNPNSRISYTIIANG, via the exons ATGACCGGGCCAAATGGCATCTCTAAACAGAGGATCTCCACAGAAGAATACACCATAAAATGGACTCCAACGGATAACGAAGTGAACGGCCATTTTCCCATTTGCTTTGTCTCTGAGGCGAGAGACGG ATACGGCAGACTCTATCACTCCGAGCTACGCTGTGTGATTGCTGATGTTTCACACTATG AGACCGTCGTTCACTGCAATGAAACCACAATGTCAGTGGAAGTGGAGAAGTCGTACTTGGTCAGACGCAACGAACACATCTTACACCTGAAAGACGTAAATGATCCGGCCTGCAACCTGGCTGCTCAGTCCAACAGCACCCACCTGGTCGCTACCATGTCACTGAACACCTGTGGGACCACAGTGGAG GAGGATGAGGATAACATCATCTTCAAGAATGAGATCACATCTGCAGACCcgagtgacatcatcagcaggCACCATGATGTGGAGATCGTGTTTTCATGCGTCTATCCCAAACGGGCCAATCTGACCCTGGGATACAGACACAAGAACCCGTACGCCTTCACCGAGAAAGGCTTCGGTGCGTTCACCTTCCAGTTTGAGTTCTTTGAGAGCGAGAGGTTCAGGAGGCAGAGGGATCCCAACTCTTACCCGGTGGAGGTCTACCTCAAACAGATGATCTACATGCAGATTAATGCAACTACCTCCATCCCCAACACGGAGCTGTTTGTGGAGTCCTGCAAGGCCACGCCCTATGACAACCCAAACTCCCGCATCAGCTACACCATCATTGCCAACGGGTAG
- the LOC115357248 gene encoding uncharacterized protein LOC115357248 has protein sequence MAPLMLLLQLLLLVSNASAYYYYRYYGGSVTFSPKRQYSNGTYEVELRTKQAHYHCYHNTPVCSSGDCGTVTHTSSASISYNYCSYYWCQNEAVTTRKLSSNRPFEIRYPMYFNYYYAGYWISNTGGSYVVWTMTAHVDLGTRSDTGESNRSPVTAMPGLIRVSRHCPRTFNLPVFDPDADRVRCRYAAPTPYECSLCYQPAGFSLDQEG, from the exons ATGGCTCCTCTCATGctgttgctgcagctgctgctcctggttTCTAATGCGTCTGCATACTATTATTACAGGTATTACGGGGGATCAGTGACCTTCTCTCCAAAACGCCAGTATTCAAATGGGACATACGAG GTGGAGCTGCGCACCAAGCAGGCCCATTACCACTGCTACCACAACACACCGGTCTGCTCCAGCGGCGACTGCGGCACCGTGACCCACACAAGCTCTGCAAGCATCAGCTACAACTACTGCAGCTACTACTGGTGCCAGAACGAGGCAGTGACCACCAGGAAACTCTCCAGCAACCGGCCCTTTGAGATCAG aTATCCTATGTACTTTAATTATTACTATGCTGGATACTGGATATCAAACACCGGAGGCTCATATGTTGTTTGGACGATGACAGCACATGTGGACCTGGGAACCCGATCTGATACCGGTGAATCAAACAGATCTCCCGTCACAGCCATGCCAGGGCTGATCCG AGTATCACGTCACTGTCCACGAACATTCAATCTGCCAGTTTTTGACCCTGATGCTGACCGGGTCAGATGCAGGTATGCAGCTCCAACTCCATATGAATGCAGCCTGTGCTACCAGCCTGCAGGCTTCTCTTTGGATCAG GAAGGCTGA
- the LOC115357247 gene encoding ZP domain-containing protein-like, with product QPHGPPTTTTTAAIASLSKIPLQFAILVDWHHIPSCVDGDYFPIFLSPTPHNGVHLPAFVNNTLEITVRSTAQYTTIYNLIMTGPNGISKQRISTEEYTIKWTPTDNEVNGHFPICFVSEARDRYGRLYHSELRCVIADVSHYETVVHCNETTMSVEVEKSYLVRRNEHILHLKDVNDPACNLAAQSNSTHLVATMSLNTCGTTVEEDEDNIIFKNEITSADPSDIISRHHDVEIVFSCVYPKRANLTLGYRHKNPYAFTEKGFGAFTFQFEFFESERFRRQRDPNSYPVEVYLKQMIYMQINATTSIPNTELFVESCKATPYDNPNSRISYTIIANGCVRDDTVRVYPSSATQFRFGMEAFEFIGYHEEVYITCTIILCEAGVPGTRCSQGCIQSNGRKRREAASQTSRHSISQGPLHLVKPSDSQVSGSSLNLGLNLVFIAGCLLVCGVVLYRSRRSKAKYQLLPTSDDEK from the exons caaccaca tggaccaccaacaacaacaaccacagctgcaattGCCTCTTTAAGCAAGATTCCTCTGCAGTTCGCTATTCTTG TTGATTGGCACCACATTCCCTCATGTGTTGATGGtgattattttcccattttcctgTCTCCAACCCCACATAATGGAGTGCATCTCCCTGCCTTTGTCAACAACACACTTGAAATCACAGTCAGATCGACAGCACAATATACCAC GATCTATAACCTCATTATGACCGGGCCAAATGGCATCTCTAAACAGAGGATCTCCACAGAAGAATACACCATAAAATGGACTCCAACAGATAATGAAGTGAACGGCCATTTTCCCATTTGCTTTGTCTCTGAGGCAAGAGACAG ATACGGCAGACTCTATCACTCCGAGCTACGCTGTGTGATTGCTGATGTTTCACACTATG AGACCGTCGTTCACTGCAATGAAACCACAATGTCGGTGGAAGTGGAGAAGTCGTACTTGGTCAGACGCAACGAACACATCTTACACCTGAAAGACGTAAATGATCCGGCCTGCAACCTGGCTGCTCAGTCCAACAGCACCCACCTGGTCGCTACCATGTCACTGAACACCTGTGGGACCACAGTGGAG GAGGATGAGGATAACATCATCTTCAAGAATGAGATCACATCTGCAGACCcgagtgacatcatcagcaggCACCATGATGTGGAGATCGTGTTTTCATGCGTCTATCCCAAACGGGCCAATCTGACCCTGGGATACAGACACAAGAACCCGTACGCCTTCACCGAGAAAGGCTTCGGTGCGTTCACCTTCCAGTTTGAGTTCTTTGAGAGCGAGAGGTTCAGGAGGCAGAGGGATCCCAACTCTTACCCGGTGGAGGTCTACCTCAAACAGATGATCTACATGCAGATTAATGCAACTACCTCCATCCCCAACACGGAGCTGTTTGTGGAGTCCTGCAAGGCCACGCCCTATGACAACCCAAACTCCCGCATCAGCTACACCATCATTGCCAACGG gtgtgtgagGGACGACACTGTGAGGGTTTACCCCAGCTCCGCCACTCAGTTCAGATTTGGAATGGAAGCTTTTGAATTCATTGGCTATCACGAGGAG GTCTACATCACCTGCACAATCATCCTGTGTGAGGCTGGTGTTCCTGGAACAAGGTGCTCTCAAGGCTGCATCCAGTCCAACGGGCGCAAGAGGAGAGAAGCTGCTTCCCAGACCTCCAGGCACTCCATTTCCCAGGGACCCCTGCACCTGGTCAAACCGTCTGACAGCCAAG tttcTGGCTCGAGTCTGAATCTGGGCCTGAACCTGGTCTTCATCGCTGGCTGCCTGCTGGTGTGTGGAGTGGTGCTCTACCGGTCCAGGAGGTCCAAAGCTAAATACCAGCTCCTGCCGACCTCTGATGATGAGAAATAA